A part of Desulfobacterales bacterium genomic DNA contains:
- a CDS encoding RNA-binding protein, which translates to MNIYVGNLSYNLNEDGLKAMFDEFGEVESAKIIMDRFSGRSKGFGFVEMPSNSEADQAIKALNGRLIEGKNIKVNPANPGGKRAKKTFKPRRY; encoded by the coding sequence ATGAATATTTATGTGGGCAATTTATCCTACAACCTTAACGAGGACGGACTAAAAGCCATGTTCGATGAGTTTGGCGAAGTTGAAAGCGCCAAAATTATCATGGACCGGTTTTCCGGCAGATCAAAAGGTTTTGGTTTCGTGGAGATGCCGAGCAATTCCGAAGCGGACCAGGCAATAAAGGCGTTAAACGGGAGACTCATCGAAGGGAAAAATATAAAAGTAAACCCGGCGAACCCGGGCGGCAAACGTGCTAAAAAAACATTTAAACCGAGACGGTATTAA